From a region of the Mycolicibacterium sp. MU0050 genome:
- a CDS encoding acetyl-CoA acetyltransferase — MVDPRTPVVVGVGQFTERIDDPDYRGMSAVELATEAVRAALADTGVDPTAVAAAIEVFAGLRQFEICTPQPPPLGASDNYVRSVAQRVGANPARAVLEPIGGNGPQKLMTEFAGEIADGTIEVALILGSENGSTLKTFAKRSAGDKPDFTERIGGQLEDRGFGYEQYMNEYTVKHGLTGAPVQYGLLDNARRAKLGCSVDDYRRQMAELFAPFSKVAAKNPFSASPVERSVDELMTVTAENRMICDPYPRLMVARDQVNQGAAAVVMAVAAAQRLGVPEDKWVYLRGHADLVEQELLVRADLGTSVSAELAVTEALRVAGIGLDQVSSFDLYSCFPFPVFTVCDTHGLATDDPRGLTLTGGLPFFGGPGNTYSLHGIAETVCEMRGRPGQFGLVGANGGVMTKYSVGVYSTEPADWVADRSAALQAQIAALPEVAVTRDVDATGVIETYSVRYDWPVTTGIIIGRLDDGSRFMATSTDADLVALMAGGDPLGQRVSVTAGDGTNQARLA; from the coding sequence ATGGTCGATCCGCGCACACCGGTCGTGGTCGGAGTCGGGCAGTTCACCGAGCGCATCGACGATCCGGACTACCGCGGCATGTCCGCGGTCGAGCTGGCCACCGAGGCGGTCCGCGCCGCGCTCGCCGACACCGGTGTCGACCCGACCGCCGTCGCGGCGGCCATCGAGGTGTTCGCCGGTCTGCGGCAGTTCGAAATCTGCACCCCGCAACCCCCGCCGCTGGGCGCCTCCGACAACTACGTCCGGTCGGTGGCGCAGCGGGTGGGCGCGAACCCGGCTCGGGCAGTCCTCGAGCCGATCGGCGGCAACGGCCCGCAGAAGCTGATGACGGAGTTCGCTGGGGAAATCGCCGACGGCACAATCGAAGTCGCGCTGATCCTCGGCTCCGAGAACGGCTCCACCCTCAAGACTTTCGCCAAGCGGTCGGCCGGCGACAAGCCCGACTTCACCGAGCGCATCGGCGGCCAACTCGAGGACCGCGGTTTCGGCTACGAGCAGTACATGAACGAATACACCGTCAAGCACGGTTTGACCGGGGCCCCCGTGCAGTACGGGTTGCTGGACAACGCACGGCGCGCGAAGCTCGGGTGCAGCGTCGACGACTACCGCCGCCAGATGGCCGAGTTGTTCGCGCCGTTCTCCAAAGTCGCTGCCAAGAACCCATTCTCGGCATCGCCGGTGGAGCGCTCGGTCGACGAGTTGATGACGGTCACCGCCGAGAACCGGATGATCTGCGACCCCTATCCGCGGTTGATGGTGGCCCGCGACCAGGTGAACCAGGGCGCCGCCGCGGTGGTGATGGCGGTGGCGGCCGCGCAGCGCCTCGGTGTGCCCGAGGACAAGTGGGTGTACCTGCGGGGTCACGCCGACCTCGTCGAGCAAGAGCTGCTGGTGCGGGCGGATCTGGGCACCAGCGTGTCCGCTGAACTTGCTGTGACAGAAGCGCTTCGGGTCGCCGGGATCGGGCTGGATCAGGTGTCGAGCTTCGACCTGTACAGCTGCTTCCCGTTCCCGGTGTTCACCGTCTGCGACACGCACGGGCTGGCCACCGACGACCCGCGTGGTCTGACTCTGACCGGCGGGCTGCCGTTCTTCGGCGGGCCGGGCAACACCTACTCCCTGCACGGGATCGCCGAAACGGTGTGTGAGATGCGGGGCCGGCCGGGGCAATTCGGCCTCGTCGGCGCCAACGGCGGGGTGATGACGAAGTACTCGGTGGGCGTCTACTCCACCGAGCCCGCGGACTGGGTCGCCGACCGGAGCGCGGCGCTGCAGGCGCAGATAGCCGCGCTACCCGAGGTGGCCGTCACCCGCGACGTCGACGCCACCGGGGTCATCGAGACCTACTCGGTGCGCTACGACTGGCCGGTGACCACCGGGATCATCATCGGCCGACTCGACGACGGCAGCCGGTTCATGGCAACCAGCACCGACGCCGATCTGGTGGCGCTGATGGCCGGGGGAGACCCACTGGGGCAACGGGTTTCGGTGACCGCCGGCGACGGGACGAACCAGGCGCGACTGGCGTAA
- a CDS encoding LLM class F420-dependent oxidoreductase, producing the protein MDFGLVLFTSDRGITPAAAAKLADDHGFTTFYVPEHTHIPVKRQAAHPTTGDETLPDDRYMRTLDPWVALATASAVTSRVRLSTAVALPVEHDPISLAKTIATLDHLSGGRVSVGVGFGWNTDELADHNVPPARRRTMLREYLEAMRELWTKEEAAYEGEFVNFGPSWSWPKPIQSHVPVLVGAAGTEKNFKWIARSADGWITTPRDFNIDEPVKLLHDIWASAGREGKPQIVALDFKPDPEKLAHWKQLGVTEVLFGLPDKSEDEVAAYVERLAGKLAALDL; encoded by the coding sequence ATGGACTTTGGGCTCGTGTTGTTCACCAGCGATCGCGGAATCACCCCGGCCGCGGCGGCCAAGCTCGCCGATGACCACGGCTTTACCACCTTCTACGTGCCGGAGCACACCCACATTCCGGTCAAACGTCAGGCCGCCCACCCCACCACCGGCGACGAGACGCTGCCCGATGACCGCTACATGCGCACGTTGGATCCGTGGGTGGCGCTGGCCACCGCCAGCGCCGTCACCAGCCGGGTACGCCTGTCCACCGCGGTGGCGCTGCCCGTCGAGCACGACCCCATCTCCTTGGCCAAGACCATCGCCACGTTGGATCACCTCTCCGGTGGCCGGGTGTCCGTCGGCGTCGGATTCGGCTGGAACACCGACGAACTGGCCGACCACAACGTCCCGCCCGCCCGTCGGCGCACCATGTTGCGGGAGTACCTCGAGGCCATGCGCGAGCTCTGGACCAAGGAAGAGGCGGCCTACGAGGGGGAATTCGTGAACTTCGGGCCGTCGTGGTCGTGGCCCAAGCCGATCCAGTCGCATGTCCCGGTGCTGGTGGGCGCCGCGGGCACGGAGAAGAACTTCAAATGGATCGCCCGCTCCGCCGACGGCTGGATCACCACCCCGCGCGACTTCAACATCGACGAGCCGGTGAAGCTGCTGCACGACATCTGGGCATCCGCGGGCCGCGAGGGCAAGCCGCAGATCGTGGCGCTCGACTTCAAGCCGGACCCCGAGAAGCTGGCCCATTGGAAGCAACTCGGCGTCACCGAGGTGTTGTTCGGCCTGCCGGACAAGTCCGAGGACGAGGTCGCCGCTTACGTGGAGCGCCTCGCCGGCAAGCTCGCCGCCCTCGACCTCTGA
- the sfnG gene encoding dimethylsulfone monooxygenase SfnG gives MSTERIADHVKFAYWVPNVSGGLVTSDIEQRTDWNYEYNANLAQTAENNGFEYALSQVRYEASYGAEYQHESTSFSLALLLATQRLKVIAAVHPGLWQPGVLAKLGATADQLSGGRFAVNVVSGWFKDEFTHLGEPWLEHDERYRRSAEFLQVLRKIWTEDDVDFRGDFYRIHDFTLKPKPLNTAERPNPELFQGGNSTAARRNGGYYADWYFSNGKDYDGLTEQVVEVRDHARDANREVKFGLNGFIIARDTEKEAHETLREIIAKANKPAVEGFRSAVQQAGNSTADKKGMWADSSFEDLVQYNDGFRTGLIGTPEQIAERIAAYRKRGVDLILGGFLHFQEEIEYFGTKVLPLVREIEASEQNSADAPVLIPA, from the coding sequence ATGAGCACTGAACGCATCGCCGATCACGTCAAGTTCGCCTATTGGGTGCCCAATGTCAGTGGCGGCCTGGTCACCAGTGACATCGAGCAGCGCACCGACTGGAACTACGAGTACAACGCGAATCTGGCCCAGACCGCGGAGAACAACGGGTTCGAGTACGCCCTGTCCCAGGTGCGGTACGAGGCCAGCTACGGCGCCGAATACCAGCACGAATCGACCAGCTTCAGCCTGGCGCTGCTGCTGGCCACCCAGCGTCTCAAGGTCATCGCCGCGGTGCACCCGGGCCTGTGGCAGCCGGGCGTGCTGGCCAAACTCGGCGCCACCGCCGACCAGCTCTCCGGCGGCCGCTTCGCGGTCAACGTCGTCTCGGGCTGGTTCAAGGACGAGTTCACCCACCTCGGGGAGCCGTGGCTGGAGCACGACGAGCGCTACCGGCGCAGCGCGGAGTTCCTACAGGTGCTGCGCAAGATCTGGACCGAGGATGACGTGGACTTCCGGGGTGACTTCTATCGGATCCACGACTTCACGCTCAAGCCCAAGCCGCTCAACACCGCCGAGCGGCCCAACCCCGAGCTGTTCCAGGGCGGCAACTCGACGGCGGCCCGCCGCAACGGTGGCTACTACGCCGACTGGTACTTCTCCAACGGCAAGGACTACGACGGGCTCACCGAGCAGGTGGTCGAGGTCCGCGACCACGCCCGCGACGCCAACCGCGAGGTCAAGTTCGGCCTGAACGGCTTCATCATCGCCAGGGACACCGAGAAGGAGGCGCACGAAACGCTGCGCGAGATCATCGCCAAGGCCAACAAGCCCGCCGTCGAAGGCTTCCGCAGCGCGGTCCAGCAGGCCGGTAACTCCACCGCCGACAAGAAGGGGATGTGGGCCGACTCGTCGTTCGAGGACCTGGTCCAGTACAACGACGGTTTCCGCACCGGCCTGATCGGCACACCCGAGCAGATCGCCGAACGCATCGCGGCGTACCGCAAACGCGGCGTCGACCTGATCCTGGGGGGCTTCCTGCACTTTCAGGAGGAAATCGAATATTTCGGCACCAAGGTGCTACCGCTGGTCCGGGAAATCGAGGCCAGCGAGCAGAATTCGGCGGACGCCCCGGTGCTGATCCCCGCCTGA
- a CDS encoding DUF5336 domain-containing protein: MTYSPGSPGSSGYPSAQQPGSYGAPAQFSPAAESGPSKLPLYLSVAVAALGLIAYLLTFGPMFTLSAEVGPFVSEVTAGGSGLPILAALAAALLAGVGLLPKANNYHAVVAVLATLGALLALSDLLGKPEGFSVGWAFWVFLAATILQAVAAIVALLFDSGVITPPAPRPRYDQNQYGQYGPPGGYYGQPSQPVPGPGQRPGYPSQYGGYPQQPQSAGGFGAPQQGAPQQGGAQQGSPTPPTGYPSFSPPPGIGGSSGGISPSAPTQQAPTQPPSSGSSSS; this comes from the coding sequence ATGACCTACTCACCAGGCTCACCCGGTAGCTCCGGCTACCCATCTGCACAGCAGCCCGGCTCGTACGGCGCGCCGGCCCAGTTCAGCCCGGCTGCCGAGTCCGGACCGAGCAAGCTGCCGCTGTACCTGTCGGTCGCCGTCGCGGCCCTCGGTCTCATCGCGTACCTGCTGACCTTCGGCCCGATGTTCACCCTCAGCGCGGAGGTCGGTCCCTTCGTCAGTGAGGTGACCGCCGGGGGTAGCGGGCTGCCCATCCTGGCCGCGCTCGCCGCGGCGCTGCTGGCCGGTGTCGGCCTGCTGCCGAAGGCCAACAACTACCACGCCGTGGTTGCGGTGCTGGCCACCCTCGGTGCGCTGCTGGCGCTGTCGGACCTGCTCGGCAAGCCGGAGGGCTTCTCCGTCGGCTGGGCGTTCTGGGTCTTCTTGGCCGCCACCATCCTGCAGGCCGTCGCCGCCATCGTGGCGCTGCTGTTCGACTCGGGCGTCATCACCCCGCCCGCGCCGCGGCCCCGGTACGACCAGAACCAGTACGGGCAGTATGGCCCGCCCGGGGGTTACTACGGTCAGCCCAGCCAGCCGGTGCCCGGCCCCGGTCAGCGGCCCGGATACCCCTCGCAGTACGGCGGCTACCCGCAGCAGCCCCAGTCCGCGGGCGGCTTCGGTGCCCCGCAGCAGGGCGCCCCGCAGCAGGGTGGCGCCCAGCAGGGTTCGCCCACTCCGCCGACCGGATACCCGAGCTTCAGCCCGCCGCCGGGCATCGGTGGCTCCAGCGGTGGCATCTCCCCGAGCGCACCCACCCAACAGGCGCCCACCCAGCCGCCGTCCAGCGGATCCTCGTCGTCGTAA
- a CDS encoding DUF6350 family protein encodes MHDNPTAGARQARDLVRVAFGPAIVALAVIAAVVLLQLVIANSDMTGTFGAVASMWLGVHGVPISIGGRELGVMPLLPLLIMVWATARTTAAATHPGSSWFVIRWVVASALGGPLLIAAIALAVIHDAASVLTELQTPSALHAFASVLGVHAAGALIGVGSKVGRRAFTAARVPDWLAGAVRPAVAGVLALVGLSGAVTAASLVVHWSTMHDLYAITDSLFGQLSLTLLAVLYIPNVIIGTAAIAVGSSAHIGFATFSSFTVFGGDIPALPILAAAPSPPLGPVWVALLIVGAASGVALGQQCARRPLPLVPALGKLAAASALAAVTMAVLGAVGGGALGNFGSVGVDQTTFGPGVFLWFFGIGALTVVMAGGLTRRPKPAPPTEPLAQLESRAEPTPEPPSATAEEPFEEALFTDDVETNAFEPLAPEDTVEQDIIVMPERPGPPDPGPVAYDDDLPDAEDLLEADNDAPHSRQGHDPAD; translated from the coding sequence ATGCACGACAACCCCACGGCGGGCGCACGCCAGGCGCGTGATCTGGTCCGGGTCGCATTCGGCCCGGCCATCGTCGCGTTGGCGGTCATCGCGGCAGTGGTGCTGCTGCAATTGGTGATCGCCAACAGCGACATGACGGGCACCTTCGGTGCCGTCGCCAGTATGTGGCTCGGCGTCCACGGCGTGCCCATCTCGATCGGCGGACGCGAACTCGGTGTCATGCCGCTGCTGCCGCTGTTGATCATGGTGTGGGCCACGGCCCGCACCACCGCCGCGGCCACCCATCCCGGCTCCAGCTGGTTCGTGATCCGCTGGGTGGTGGCCTCGGCGCTCGGCGGACCGCTGCTGATCGCGGCCATCGCGCTGGCGGTCATCCACGACGCGGCCTCGGTCCTGACGGAACTGCAGACCCCCAGCGCCCTGCACGCCTTCGCCTCGGTGTTGGGTGTGCACGCCGCGGGAGCGCTGATCGGCGTGGGCTCCAAGGTCGGCCGCCGCGCGTTCACCGCCGCGCGGGTGCCCGACTGGTTGGCCGGCGCGGTCCGCCCGGCGGTGGCCGGGGTGCTGGCCCTGGTCGGGCTGTCCGGCGCGGTCACCGCGGCGTCCCTGGTGGTGCATTGGTCGACGATGCACGACCTGTACGCCATCACCGATTCGCTGTTCGGTCAGCTGAGCCTGACCCTGCTGGCGGTGCTCTACATCCCCAACGTGATCATCGGGACCGCCGCCATCGCCGTGGGTTCCAGCGCCCACATCGGCTTCGCGACCTTCAGTTCGTTCACGGTGTTCGGCGGCGACATCCCGGCCTTGCCCATCCTGGCGGCCGCCCCCTCGCCGCCGCTGGGTCCGGTCTGGGTCGCCCTGCTGATCGTGGGCGCGGCCTCGGGGGTGGCGTTGGGCCAGCAGTGCGCGCGGCGCCCGCTGCCGCTGGTGCCCGCCCTGGGCAAGCTGGCCGCCGCCTCGGCCCTGGCCGCGGTCACCATGGCGGTCCTGGGCGCGGTCGGCGGCGGCGCTCTCGGCAACTTCGGCTCGGTCGGGGTGGACCAGACCACCTTCGGCCCCGGGGTCTTCCTGTGGTTCTTCGGCATCGGGGCGTTGACGGTGGTGATGGCCGGCGGCCTGACCCGTCGCCCCAAGCCGGCCCCGCCGACGGAACCGCTCGCGCAGTTGGAGAGCCGTGCCGAGCCGACGCCCGAACCGCCGAGCGCCACCGCCGAGGAGCCGTTCGAGGAGGCGCTGTTCACCGACGATGTCGAGACCAACGCCTTCGAACCGTTGGCCCCCGAGGACACCGTCGAACAGGACATCATTGTGATGCCGGAGCGGCCCGGCCCACCCGATCCGGGGCCGGTGGCCTACGACGACGATCTGCCCGACGCCGAGGATCTGCTGGAGGCCGACAACGACGCGCCCCACTCGCGTCAGGGCCACGACCCGGCCGACTAA
- the purN gene encoding phosphoribosylglycinamide formyltransferase — protein MQQPPPVPPCAPTRVVVLASGTGSLLESLLQAAAGDYPARVVAVGVDRDCGASAIAEAAGVPTFSVRLRDYPDREAWDAAMAAAVAEYEPDLVVSAGFMRILGRDFLQRFQGRVVNTHPALLPSFPGAHAVADALAYGVRVTGTTVHLVDDGVDTGPILAQETVPVLDDDDEQTLHERIKVVERRLLVDVLATIATRGVTWSGRKAVFG, from the coding sequence GTGCAGCAACCGCCCCCAGTCCCGCCGTGTGCCCCGACCCGGGTCGTTGTGCTGGCCTCGGGCACGGGATCGCTGTTGGAGTCCCTCCTGCAGGCCGCCGCCGGCGACTACCCGGCGCGCGTGGTGGCCGTCGGCGTCGACCGGGACTGCGGAGCCAGCGCCATTGCCGAAGCGGCTGGCGTCCCCACCTTCTCGGTCCGGCTGCGCGACTATCCCGATCGGGAAGCGTGGGACGCGGCGATGGCCGCCGCCGTGGCGGAATATGAGCCGGACCTGGTGGTCTCGGCGGGCTTCATGCGGATTCTGGGGCGGGATTTCCTGCAACGCTTCCAGGGCCGGGTGGTCAACACCCATCCCGCGCTGCTGCCGTCGTTTCCCGGCGCGCATGCGGTCGCCGACGCGCTGGCTTACGGCGTCCGGGTCACCGGGACGACCGTTCACCTCGTCGACGACGGCGTGGACACCGGACCCATCCTGGCCCAAGAGACGGTGCCGGTGCTCGACGACGACGACGAACAGACTTTGCACGAACGCATCAAGGTGGTCGAACGACGACTACTGGTGGACGTGCTGGCCACCATCGCGACCCGCGGTGTGACCTGGAGCGGACGAAAGGCAGTATTCGGATGA
- the purH gene encoding bifunctional phosphoribosylaminoimidazolecarboxamide formyltransferase/IMP cyclohydrolase produces the protein MTRSAAPSTTERKPIRRALISVYDKTGLEALARGLHEAGVVIVSTGSTAKKIAEQGVPVTPVEQVTGFPEVLDGRVKTLHPKVHAGLLADLRKAEHAAALEELGVEAFELVVVNLYPFSETVASGADEDECVEQIDIGGPAMVRAAAKNHPSVAVVVDPLGYDGVLAAVRSGGFTLDERKRLAALAFRHTAEYDVTVASWMGSMLAPEGPDAPAALPQWYAGTWRRSAVLRYGENPHQQAALYSDDGAWPGLAQAEQLHGKEMSYNNFTDSDAAWRAAFDHEEICVAIIKHANPCGIAISSVSVADAHRKAHECDPLSAFGGVIATNTTVSVEMAETVADIFTEVIIAPAYEDGAVEILARKKNIRILVASEPQSGSTEFRQVSGGLLVQTRDEFDADGDDPANWTLATGEPADAATLADLKFAWRTGRAVKSNAIVIAKDGATVGVGMGQVNRVDAARLAVERAGERTQGAVAASDAFFPFPDGLETLIAAGVKAVVHPGGSMRDELVTEAAAKAGITLYLTGARHFAH, from the coding sequence ATGACACGGAGCGCAGCCCCCAGCACCACCGAGCGCAAACCGATCCGGCGCGCGCTGATCAGCGTCTACGACAAGACCGGACTGGAGGCCCTCGCGCGCGGTCTGCACGAGGCCGGCGTGGTCATCGTCTCGACTGGGTCGACGGCGAAAAAGATTGCCGAGCAGGGTGTTCCGGTCACCCCGGTCGAGCAGGTGACCGGCTTCCCGGAGGTGCTCGACGGCCGGGTCAAGACCCTGCACCCCAAGGTGCACGCCGGGCTGCTGGCCGACCTGCGCAAGGCCGAACACGCTGCGGCGCTCGAGGAACTCGGGGTCGAGGCCTTCGAACTGGTGGTGGTCAACCTGTACCCGTTCAGCGAGACCGTGGCCTCCGGTGCCGACGAAGACGAATGCGTCGAGCAGATCGACATCGGCGGACCGGCGATGGTCCGGGCCGCGGCCAAGAACCATCCCAGCGTGGCCGTGGTGGTCGACCCGCTCGGCTACGACGGCGTCCTGGCCGCGGTGCGCTCCGGCGGATTCACGCTGGATGAGCGGAAGCGATTGGCAGCACTGGCATTTCGGCACACCGCCGAGTACGACGTGACGGTGGCAAGCTGGATGGGCTCGATGTTGGCGCCGGAGGGGCCCGACGCCCCGGCCGCGTTGCCGCAGTGGTACGCCGGCACCTGGCGCCGCTCGGCGGTGCTGCGCTACGGCGAGAACCCGCATCAGCAGGCCGCGCTCTACAGCGACGACGGCGCCTGGCCCGGCCTGGCGCAGGCCGAGCAGCTGCACGGTAAAGAGATGTCCTACAACAACTTCACCGATTCGGACGCGGCCTGGCGGGCGGCCTTCGACCACGAAGAGATCTGCGTGGCCATCATCAAGCACGCCAACCCGTGCGGCATCGCGATCTCCTCGGTGTCGGTGGCCGACGCGCACCGCAAGGCCCACGAATGTGATCCGTTGAGTGCCTTCGGCGGGGTGATTGCCACCAACACGACCGTCAGCGTCGAGATGGCCGAGACCGTGGCCGACATCTTCACCGAGGTCATCATCGCGCCCGCATACGAGGACGGCGCCGTCGAGATCCTGGCCCGCAAGAAGAACATCCGCATCCTGGTGGCTTCCGAACCGCAGTCCGGCAGCACCGAGTTCCGCCAGGTCAGCGGCGGGCTGCTGGTGCAGACCCGCGACGAGTTCGACGCCGACGGCGACGACCCGGCCAACTGGACGTTGGCCACCGGGGAGCCGGCTGACGCGGCCACCCTGGCGGATCTGAAGTTCGCCTGGCGCACGGGCCGCGCGGTCAAGTCCAATGCGATCGTCATCGCCAAGGACGGCGCCACCGTCGGGGTCGGCATGGGGCAGGTCAACCGGGTCGACGCCGCGCGGCTGGCGGTCGAGCGGGCCGGCGAGCGCACCCAGGGGGCGGTGGCCGCCTCCGACGCGTTCTTCCCGTTCCCGGACGGGCTGGAGACGCTGATCGCGGCGGGCGTCAAGGCGGTGGTCCACCCCGGTGGGTCGATGCGCGACGAGCTGGTCACCGAGGCCGCCGCCAAGGCCGGCATCACGCTGTATCTGACCGGCGCGCGGCACTTCGCGCACTAG
- a CDS encoding ATP-binding protein: protein MTSPSNLPRTVGELRASGHQERSVKQEIRENLLVALADGTDVWPGIFGFEDTVLPQVERALIAGHDFVLLGERGQGKTRLLRSLANLLDEWTPVIAGSELGEHPYSPITPESIRRAGESGDDLPIEWRHRSERYTEKLATPDTSVADLVGDIDPIKVAEGRSLGDPETIAYGLIPRSHRGIVAVNELPDLAERIQVSMLNVMEERDIQVRGYTLRLPLDVLVVASANPEDYTNRGRIITPLKDRFGAEIRTHYPLELDAEVGVIRQESHLSAEVPEYLLQITARFARALRESNSVDQRSGVSARFAIAAAETVAASARHRGAILGEQDPVARVVDLSTIVDVLRGKLEFESGEEGREQAVLEHLLRRATADTAQRLLGGLDVGPLVAAVEEGSPVTTGERVSAKDVLAALPDLPVLDEIAERLGAESDGQRASAIELALEALYLAKRIDKVSGEGETVYG, encoded by the coding sequence GTGACTTCGCCTAGCAACCTTCCTCGCACCGTCGGTGAACTGCGCGCTTCCGGCCATCAGGAGCGCAGCGTCAAGCAGGAGATCCGGGAGAACCTGCTGGTCGCCCTCGCGGACGGCACCGACGTGTGGCCCGGCATCTTCGGCTTCGAAGACACCGTGTTGCCGCAGGTAGAGCGCGCTCTGATCGCCGGGCATGACTTCGTGCTGCTCGGCGAGCGCGGTCAGGGCAAGACCCGGCTGCTGCGTTCGCTGGCCAATCTGCTCGACGAGTGGACCCCGGTGATCGCGGGCTCGGAGTTGGGCGAGCACCCCTACAGCCCGATCACCCCGGAGTCGATCCGGCGTGCCGGCGAGTCCGGTGACGACCTGCCCATCGAGTGGCGCCACCGCAGCGAGCGCTACACCGAGAAGCTCGCCACGCCGGACACCAGCGTCGCCGACCTGGTCGGCGACATCGACCCGATCAAGGTGGCCGAGGGCCGCAGCCTGGGGGACCCGGAGACCATCGCCTACGGCCTGATCCCGCGGTCGCACCGCGGCATCGTCGCGGTCAACGAGCTCCCCGACCTGGCCGAGCGCATCCAGGTCTCGATGCTCAACGTCATGGAGGAGCGCGACATCCAGGTGCGCGGTTACACGTTGCGCCTGCCGCTCGACGTCCTGGTGGTGGCCAGCGCCAACCCCGAGGACTACACCAACCGCGGCCGGATCATCACGCCGCTGAAGGACCGCTTCGGGGCCGAGATCCGGACCCACTACCCGCTGGAACTCGACGCCGAGGTGGGGGTCATCCGCCAGGAGTCGCACCTGTCGGCGGAGGTGCCGGAGTATCTGCTGCAGATCACCGCCCGGTTTGCCAGGGCGCTGCGCGAATCCAACTCGGTGGACCAGCGCTCCGGTGTCTCGGCCCGGTTCGCGATCGCCGCCGCGGAGACGGTCGCGGCCTCCGCGCGGCACCGCGGCGCCATCCTGGGCGAGCAGGACCCGGTGGCGCGCGTGGTCGACCTGAGCACCATCGTCGACGTGCTGCGCGGCAAGTTGGAGTTCGAGTCCGGCGAGGAGGGCCGCGAGCAGGCGGTCCTGGAGCATCTGCTGCGCCGCGCCACCGCCGACACCGCGCAGCGGCTGCTGGGCGGGCTGGACGTCGGTCCGCTGGTGGCCGCCGTGGAGGAGGGCTCGCCGGTGACGACGGGCGAGCGGGTCAGCGCCAAGGACGTGCTGGCCGCCCTGCCGGACCTGCCGGTGCTCGACGAGATCGCCGAGCGCCTCGGTGCCGAGTCCGACGGTCAGCGTGCGTCGGCCATCGAGCTGGCGCTCGAGGCGCTGTACCTGGCCAAGCGCATCGACAAGGTGTCGGGCGAGGGCGAGACGGTGTACGGCTAG